One Euphorbia lathyris chromosome 1, ddEupLath1.1, whole genome shotgun sequence DNA segment encodes these proteins:
- the LOC136209375 gene encoding histone-lysine N-methyltransferase, H3 lysine-9 specific SUVH6-like, which yields MGFVDNTLQRESTKVVIISNSQGKLGRLPMENGHQDARGGLQYKWRSVSAVRDFPPGCGPRAPRISLEPKDEAVCINTVENSGDLVRNGDAEGDGLISSRSGIDSQPPRALENLGPAIIPGHMNHAESKVEAHLIPSGNGIDSQPAKALENTGSTEIPRQSDSLESKVEAPVAPAELENGNPVNIEPVQVSFPGVPDSLSNSGDIEQLKSLEHETLNVPNILHKKDVPISGDHIFPLKYPPRRKISAVRDFPPFCGRNAAPLIHENADVLASTDGESWGQELMNNKDAQNGDNVLKKMGDSVKVLEAIGLDIASNCPIVLGLAAAGTGPWMGMKNPHKPNELSGRMIESKQTKSLILQEHPNASLKAKQNDVENSGGVRIKAKKKKKKNLLSGGQAYQFMENIAQGVEDKREHVGESDNLQLVRRSQNFDVTLPPCPIRSSGKSDANDASVTRSKVRETLRLYHAVYRKVVKEEETKSKNSKRPDLVAAGILKEKGKFVNLNKIIGPVPGVEVGDEFQYRVELHIIGLHRPMQGGIDSAKDKEDKERIIAISIVASGGYDDNMDDSDVLIYTGSGGNVMNGKKEPEDQKLERGNLALKNSADTKNPVRVIRGDMRVSESTSAKTKIYVYDGLYLVEQCWQELGPHEKLIFKFKLVRIPGQPELAWKVIKKCKKFKIREGLCVDDISKGKEIIPICAVNMVDEEKPPPFEYIKRVIYPKRFGPVPPRGCDCTQECSETGKCSCVAKNGGQIPYNRNGAIVEAKSLVYECGPSCKCPPSCYNKVSQHGIKFQLEIFKTESRGWGVRSLNSISSGSFICEYVGELLEDKEAEERKGNDEYLFDIGNSYTDGSLWDGFSNLVPETHENSNEMLEESSFTIDAAKYGNVGRFINHSCSPNLYAQNVLYDHGDKRVPHIMLFAAENIPPLQELTYHYNYTIDQVHDSDGSIKKKECYCGSSECTGRLY from the coding sequence ATGGGTTTTGTGGACAACACCCTGCAAAGAGAGTCAACAAAAGTGGTCATTATCAGTAACTCTCAGGGGAAATTAGGAAGATTGCCAATGGAAAATGGTCATCAGGATGCTCGTGGTGGTCTGCAGTATAAGTGGCGGAGTGTTTCAGCAGTTAGGGATTTCCCACCTGGGTGTGGTCCGCGTGCCCCAAGGATCTCTTTAGAACCAAAAGACGAAGCAGTTTGTATCAATACAGTTGAGAATTCAGGTGATTTAGTGAGGAATGGTGATGCAGAAGGAGATGGCCTTATTTCTTCTAGAAGTGGGATAGATTCCCAACCACCAAGGGCATTGGAAAATCTGGGTCCTGCAATAATACCTGGGCATATGAATCATGCAGAATCTAAGGTAGAAGCTCATCTTATTCCATCTGGAAATGGGATTGACTCCCAACCAGCAAAGGCATTAGAAAATACGGGTTCTACTGAGATACCCAGGCAATCAGATAGTCTTGAATCCAAAGTAGAAGCACCAGTGGCTCCTGCTGAGCTCGAAAATGGGAATCCAGTTAATATTGAACCTGTCCAGGTGTCATTTCCAGGAGTTCCAGATAGCTTGAGTAATTCCGGGGATATTGAACAGTTAAAATCTTTAGAACATGAAACACTTAATGTGCCCAACATATTACATAAGAAGGATGTCCCTATTTCTGGGGATCACATTTTCCCACTGAAATATCCTCCTCGGAGAAAAATTTCAGCTGTCAGAGATTTTCCTCCATTTTGTGGAAGAAATGCTGCACCTCTTATTCATGAAAATGCAGATGTGCTTGCTTCTACAGATGGAGAGAGTTGGGGTCAAGAGCTGATGAACAACAAGGATGCTCAAAATGGAGACAATGTTCTGAAGAAAATGGGAGACAGCGTTAAAGTTTTGGAGGCCATTGGTTTAGACATTGCATCTAACTGCCCAATTGTGCTGGGTCTTGCTGCTGCAGGAACTGGTCCTTGGATGGGGATGAAAAATCCCCATAAACCTAATGAGTTGTCTGGTAGAATGATTGAAAGCAAACAAACAAAATCTCTCATATTGCAGGAACATCCCAACGCTTCTCTGAAGGCTAAGCAAAATGATGTTGAGAACTCTGGAGGAGTTCGTATAAaggcgaagaagaagaagaaaaagaatttATTGTCTGGTGGTCAGGCCTATCAATTTATGGAGAATATTGCACAGGGTGTGGAGGACAAACGTGAGCATGTTGGGGAATCTGATAACTTGCAGTTGGTTAGGAGATCACAAAATTTTGATGTGACCCTTCCTCCTTGTCCCATCAGGTCAAGTGGTAAAAGTGATGCAAATGATGCTTCTGTTACCAGAAGCAAAGTCCGAGAAACACTGCGTCTCTACCATGCTGTCTATAGGAAGGTTGTTAAAGAAGAAGAGACAAAGTCGAAGAACAGTAAGAGGCCTGATCTTGTTGCAGCAGGTATTCTTAAAGAGAAAGGGAAATTTGTCAACTTGAACAAAATTATTGGGCCTGTTCCAGGAGTTGAAGTTGGCGACGAGTTTCAGTACAGGGTGGAGCTTCATATAATTGGCCTTCATCGCCCAATGCAAGGAGGTATAGATTCTGCGAAGGACAAAGAGGACAAAGAACGTATCATTGCAATAAGTATTGTTGCATCTGGTGGCTATGACGATAATATGGACGATTCAGATGTTTTAATATATACAGGTTCTGGAGGTAACGTGATGAATGGAAAGAAGGAACCTGAAGACCAAAAACTTGAACGAGGAAATCTTGCTTTGAAGAATAGTGCGGATACAAAGAATCCTGTAAGGGTTATACGTGGTGATATGAGAGTGTCTGAATCAACCAGTGCGAAAACAAAGATATATGTCTATGATGGGCTATATTTGGTGGAACAGTGTTGGCAAGAATTGGGGCCACATGAAAAACTAATCTTTAAGTTTAAGTTGGTTCGCATCCCAGGCCAACCAGAACTTGCTTGGAAGGTGATCAAGAAGtgcaaaaaattcaaaataagagAGGGCCTTTGCGTGGATGATATATCGAAGGGGAAAGAGATAATTCCTATTTGTGCTGTGAACATGGTAGATGAGGAGAAACCTCCGCCATTTGAATACATAAAGCGTGTGATATATCCTAAAAGGTTCGGACCTGTTCCTCCAAGAGGCTGTGATTGTACTCAAGAATGCTCTGAAACTGGTAAGTGTTCTTGTGTGGCAAAGAATGGAGGACAGATCCCATATAACCGTAATGGGGCTATTGTTGAAGCAAAATCCCTAGTCTATGAGTGTGGCCCTTCTTGTAAGTGCCCTCCTTCTTGCTACAATAAGGTCAGCCAACATGGTATCAAATTTCAGCTTGAAATTTTCAAGACTGAGTCAAGGGGATGGGGTGTGAGATCTTTAAATTCAATTTCTTCAGGAAGCTTCATCTGCGAGTATGTGGGCGAGCTCCTTGAGGACAAGGAAGCTGAGGAACGGAAGGGTAATGATGAATACTTATTTGATATAGGAAATAGCTACACTGACGGTTCTTTGTGGGATGGATTCTCAAACTTAGTACCTGAGACACATGAAAATTCTAATGAAATGTTAGAGGAAAGTAGCTTCACCATTGATGCGGCTAAGTATGGAAATGTGGGTAGATTCATAAACCACAGTTGTTCCCCAAATCTGTACGCTCAAAATGTTCTATATGATCACGGGGACAAGAGAGTTCCACATATTATGCTGTTTGCTGCTGAAAATATTCCTCCCCTGCAAGAGTTGACTTATCATTACAATTATACAATAGATCAAGTTCATGATAGTGATGGCAGTATAAAGAAGAAGGAATGCTACTGTGGTTCTTCAGAATGCACAGGAAGGTTGTATTGA